TCACGCTCTCCGTGCTATCTGGGGCGAATATCGCGAGAATCTCACAATTTAGTTCGCTGGCCCAAAATCCCTTTTTTACTTCAGCAAAATTTTCTGCTGACAAACTTCGTTTAACTGTGTTATTCTCACAAATGGCCGTTTTGTTCGGCTTTACGAGCGTATTTTCTATCGACTTCCCACACAAGGCGTTCTGTACGCAATATGGACAAAATCAACGAATTCCTCAAATCACTACTCTCAACCTGCAGCGAAGAACTTCATCTGGAGCCCGAGAAGAATCCATATCTCGTCTCTGTCTCCGGTGCCACGGACGTGACAAATGTCCCGCTTTTGGGTACGCAGATCAGTATGATGGTATTTCCACTGATCCCGCCCGAGACCAAGGCGGCTTTGCCGCACAATACCGAGGTCGAATTTGTTTACAGTAACGAACTCGGCAACTTCGGGTTCCTCGTTCAAAAGTCGCCGGCGGGATTCAACGTCACCATCCGGCCGATGCTCAGTGATGTGTCGCCGAATATCACTATGCGGGACACGCTTCCGACTCAGGCACCGACGATTCCGATGCCGGCCGAAGTGCCTTTTCCGGCTGTTGAACCGCAAACTCAGATCGCCCCGGAACCAAACGCCAGTCAATACGTTTTTGAAAGTGCATCAGCTGGCGTCGAATACAATCCTGATGTGTCAGTTCTCACTGACATCAGTACCGAACTGGTCCTAGACGATCCGGTCGCTCAGTCCGCAGACAATATCGTGTTTGACTCACCTAACATTGAAGTCGTATCAGTTAGCGATCCGGAATACACGACAGTGTTCTCTGACTCTGCGGGTTATGAACCTCCCGCTCGCCGCGACGATTTTACGGGTGAATACATCCCGCCAACATTTGATCAGCCGGCACCGGCAGCGATCGAGCCACCTCAACCCCCTGTGGCCGCCGTTCCGCCGCCGTATGAACCGCCGCCGCAAATGCACCCGCCAACCCCGCCGCAGCCTCCGCCGAGCCAGATCGGGTTCGCACCGTCAGTAAGCGATCCACAAATGGCCGCCCGGATGGATGCCCTTTTCGTCAAAATGTCCGAGGTTGGTGCGTCTGACCTGCACATGTCTGTGAGCGTGCCGCCAATGGTGCGTCAAGACGGCAAGATGAAGCCGCTCGAATCCGCCGAAACAGTTTTGACCCGCGAGACGATGCAAGCGTTGCTGATGTCGATAATGCCTGCGAGAAACCAGCAGGAGTTTGCCGAACGCAGTGATACCGATTTCGCTTACGAGATTCCGGGACTTGCCCGCTTCCGCTGCAATATCTATATGGATCGCAAAGGAATGGGTGCGGTGTTTCGCATCATTCCGTCTAAGATCCTGACCGCCGAGCAACTCAACTTGTCCAAAGCAATAATGGATCTGTGCTCGCTGTCTAAGGGCCTCGTAGTAGTAACCGGTCCGACGGGTTCCGGAAAGTCGACGACCCTGTGCGCAATGGTCGACTCGATCAACAAAAGCCGCGAAGACCACATCATCACCATCGAGGACCCGATCGAGTTCGTTCACGAAAATCAAAAATGCCTCGTCAATCAGCGCGAGGTGCACAATCACACGGACTCGTTCAAGAATGCCCTGCGTGCCGCTCTCCGTGAGGATCCGGATATCGTTTTGGTCGGTGAAATGCGTGACCTCGAGACCATCTCGATCGCGATCGAGACTGCCGAAACGGGCCACCTCGTATTCGGCACGCTCCATACTACGACTGCCGCATCCACGGTGGACCGCATCATCGACCAGTTCCCTGCCGATCGGCAACAACAGATCCGCGTTATGCTGTCCGAATCGCTTAGAGGCGTAATTGCCCAGACATTATTGCCAAAGAAGGGCGGCGGCCGTGTCGCAGCACTCGAAGTTCTGATCGTCACGCCGGCGATCAGCAATCTCATCCGCGAGGGCAAGACGTTTCAGATACCGTCAGCGATGCAGACCGGTAAAAACCTCGGAATGGTTATGCTCAATGACGCCCTATTCGAACACGTCCAAAATGGCTCGGTCGAACCAAGGGATGCATACGTCAAATCAGTGGACAAGGCAAGTTTCGAAACGATGCTGACG
This is a stretch of genomic DNA from Chloracidobacterium sp.. It encodes these proteins:
- a CDS encoding type IV pilus twitching motility protein PilT codes for the protein MDALFVKMSEVGASDLHMSVSVPPMVRQDGKMKPLESAETVLTRETMQALLMSIMPARNQQEFAERSDTDFAYEIPGLARFRCNIYMDRKGMGAVFRIIPSKILTAEQLNLSKAIMDLCSLSKGLVVVTGPTGSGKSTTLCAMVDSINKSREDHIITIEDPIEFVHENQKCLVNQREVHNHTDSFKNALRAALREDPDIVLVGEMRDLETISIAIETAETGHLVFGTLHTTTAASTVDRIIDQFPADRQQQIRVMLSESLRGVIAQTLLPKKGGGRVAALEVLIVTPAISNLIREGKTFQIPSAMQTGKNLGMVMLNDALFEHVQNGSVEPRDAYVKSVDKASFETMLTRAGISL